The following coding sequences are from one uncultured Bacteroides sp. window:
- a CDS encoding DNA-binding transcriptional regulator — MIRLILLTDFTEAFAQYLLKGILRYSKGREPWVVCRMPPSYKQRYGIEGVLNWAKKWEADAIIAQFDIDDEVNLFVENGIVAVAQDYKSRFTTIPNITSDYHLAGRMAADFFIQKGYKNFAFFGYKDVVWSEERCEGFLNRIVESSYAGSFYEYHNEKIEDLWFYESAPLIKWLKGLPKSTALMACDDNQAIKITEACRMVGLKIPEEIAVLGVDNDTVICNLSDPPLSSLHMNIEMGGYDAAALIDGMLKNEGASYTDIYIKPLNIVNRISTDIYSTDDPYVLNAIKYIHQNLSIKLSVEDVVRQVPLSRRLLEMRFKDVTGESIYQYMLKTRIEYFAQLLLSSSEPISDIAVNIGFVDYKNLARQFRILKNCSPSEYRLRNKKKK; from the coding sequence ATGATACGATTAATATTACTCACTGATTTTACAGAAGCTTTTGCTCAGTATCTGCTTAAAGGAATACTCCGATATTCCAAAGGCCGTGAACCTTGGGTAGTTTGTCGCATGCCACCTTCTTACAAACAACGTTATGGTATTGAAGGCGTTTTGAATTGGGCTAAAAAATGGGAAGCTGATGCAATCATTGCACAATTTGATATTGACGATGAAGTGAATTTGTTTGTAGAGAATGGGATAGTTGCTGTTGCACAGGATTATAAATCTCGCTTTACAACGATTCCCAATATCACAAGTGATTACCATTTGGCGGGTCGTATGGCTGCCGACTTTTTTATTCAAAAGGGATATAAGAATTTCGCCTTTTTTGGATATAAAGATGTTGTGTGGTCAGAGGAACGTTGCGAAGGTTTTTTGAATCGTATTGTCGAATCTTCTTATGCAGGTTCTTTTTATGAATATCATAATGAAAAAATTGAAGATTTGTGGTTCTATGAATCAGCTCCCCTTATAAAATGGCTAAAAGGATTACCAAAATCAACAGCCCTCATGGCTTGTGATGATAATCAGGCTATTAAGATTACGGAAGCATGTCGCATGGTTGGTCTGAAAATACCCGAAGAAATAGCTGTACTTGGAGTCGATAATGATACGGTAATCTGTAATTTATCTGATCCTCCTCTCTCTAGTCTTCATATGAATATTGAGATGGGGGGATATGACGCAGCAGCTTTAATTGATGGAATGCTGAAAAATGAAGGAGCCTCTTATACCGATATTTATATTAAGCCACTGAATATTGTTAATCGGATTTCCACTGACATTTATTCTACGGATGATCCTTACGTATTGAATGCGATAAAATATATTCATCAGAACTTGTCGATAAAATTGAGCGTTGAAGATGTTGTAAGGCAAGTACCTTTGTCTCGTCGTCTGCTTGAAATGCGTTTTAAGGATGTGACAGGGGAATCTATTTATCAATATATGCTTAAAACCAGGATAGAGTATTTTGCCCAGCTGCTTCTATCGAGTAGTGAACCCATATCAGACATTGCTGTGAATATAGGCTTTGTTGATTACAAAAATCTGGCAAGACAGTTTAGAATTCTAAAGAACTGCTCTCCTTCAGAATATCGTTTGCGAAACAAGAAAAAAAAGTAA
- a CDS encoding ROK family protein, with protein MKLAIDLGGTNIRIAQVGGNIILQKKAVTCLSDGKEEEVLSQLYMLIDGMMTSHVTSIGIGVPSVVDHKKGIVYNVMNIPSWKEVHLKDLLQEKYGVPVAVNNDANCFALGEKLYGEGIDTSNLVGVTLGTGVGAGIIINNELYCGDNTGAGEIGSLSYLDADFERYCSSAFFIQNHQTTGKEAFERAVAGDVNALEIWNELGKHLGQLVKAILFVYDPTAIVFGGSISAAFPFFIDSLKKNISDFPYEKSLKNVHLLCSKNTDISILGASAL; from the coding sequence ATGAAATTAGCAATTGATTTAGGAGGTACTAATATTCGTATTGCCCAAGTAGGAGGTAATATAATTTTGCAGAAAAAGGCAGTCACTTGTCTTTCTGATGGAAAGGAAGAAGAGGTACTTTCGCAACTTTATATGCTTATAGATGGTATGATGACTTCCCATGTTACAAGCATTGGAATAGGAGTACCTTCTGTGGTCGATCATAAAAAAGGCATTGTTTATAATGTGATGAATATCCCTTCATGGAAAGAGGTTCACTTGAAGGATCTTTTGCAAGAAAAGTATGGTGTTCCGGTTGCAGTGAACAATGATGCTAATTGTTTTGCTCTGGGTGAAAAACTATATGGCGAGGGAATAGATACATCCAACTTGGTTGGAGTTACTCTCGGTACAGGAGTTGGAGCAGGCATTATCATTAATAATGAACTTTACTGTGGTGACAATACCGGTGCAGGAGAAATTGGTTCTCTCTCTTATTTGGATGCAGATTTTGAACGCTATTGTAGTAGCGCTTTTTTTATTCAAAATCATCAAACTACAGGGAAGGAAGCCTTCGAGAGGGCTGTAGCAGGTGATGTGAATGCTTTAGAAATATGGAATGAGTTGGGAAAACATCTGGGGCAGTTGGTAAAAGCAATTCTTTTTGTTTATGATCCTACTGCTATCGTTTTTGGAGGTAGTATCTCTGCTGCTTTTCCTTTCTTTATTGATTCTTTAAAGAAAAATATATCAGATTTTCCTTATGAAAAGTCACTGAAAAATGTACATTTGCTTTGCAGTAAGAATACAGATATAAGTATTTTAGGTGCTTCAGCATTATAA